AAATATTTTGATTATTAAACAATAGATTTACCTCATCAAAACCATCTTCTTTGTTTGAGAAAATTTATTTCTGGTTTTCATTCTGTAAAAATAAGTGCCGGAAGGAAATCTTTCAGCATTCCAGTTAATTTCTGTTTGTTGATCGCTAATTTCTATTTCATCGATTTTTTGTCCTTTAATATTGTAGAATAAAATCTCTGTGA
The sequence above is drawn from the Candidatus Cloacimonadota bacterium genome and encodes:
- a CDS encoding T9SS type A sorting domain-containing protein — protein: LQIWTDDWENEHRTEFVYENVRIEDNEIYAENISLSNFPNPFHTTTTISFSCHRNTEFTEILFYNIKGQKIDEIEISDQQTEINWNAERFPSGTYFYRMKTRNKFSQTKKMVLMR